From one Micromonospora siamensis genomic stretch:
- a CDS encoding DEAD/DEAH box helicase: MSEQISELTTGQELAPTAPVRPEAPTFAALGARQETVEALAAAGITRAFAIQEYALPIGLRGVDLIGQAPTGTGKTLGFGIPLLERVFAPAEGGDGVPQALVVVPTRELGIQVAKDLAAAGRTRGVRVLPIYGGVAYEPQIDALRKGVEILVGTPGRLMDLQKQKHLRLDRVRALVLDEADRMLDLGFLDDVEKILAMLPEDRQTMLFSATMPDPIVALSRRFLRRPVTIHAGHTAETGPSPQTQQLVYRTHSMNKVEIVARILQAEGRGLTMIFTRTKRAADRVAEDLDFRGFAVAAVHGDLGQGARERALRAFRAGKIDILVATDVAARGLDVTGVTHVINYDCPEDQDTYTHRIGRTGRAGASGVAVTFVDWDDMPRWRIIDKTLGLDMPEPPETYHTSPHLYTDLDISTEVSGTLPTAERTRAGLGAEVEEDLGGPSRRGEGGRGGRRGESRGRGRGEGRGRGEGSGRGEGRGRGGDAAEAPAESATADGATRAPRTRRRRRLSDDGAASEPTGVVTADTGDAEPAASAEGGATKPRRRRRRRGGGSGAGTPAEATTAD; the protein is encoded by the coding sequence ATGAGCGAGCAGATCTCCGAACTCACCACAGGCCAGGAGCTGGCCCCCACCGCCCCGGTCCGTCCGGAGGCACCGACCTTCGCCGCGCTGGGCGCGCGCCAGGAGACCGTCGAGGCCCTGGCCGCCGCCGGCATCACCCGCGCCTTCGCCATCCAGGAGTACGCGCTGCCGATCGGGCTGCGCGGCGTCGACCTGATCGGTCAGGCGCCCACCGGCACCGGCAAGACCCTCGGCTTCGGCATTCCGCTGCTGGAGCGGGTCTTCGCCCCCGCCGAGGGCGGCGACGGCGTGCCGCAGGCCCTGGTCGTCGTTCCCACCCGTGAGCTGGGCATCCAGGTCGCCAAGGACCTCGCCGCCGCCGGCCGGACCCGGGGCGTCCGGGTGCTGCCGATCTATGGCGGTGTGGCGTACGAGCCGCAGATCGACGCGCTGCGCAAGGGCGTCGAGATCCTGGTGGGCACCCCGGGCCGGCTGATGGACCTGCAGAAGCAGAAGCACCTGCGGTTGGACCGGGTGCGTGCGCTGGTCCTCGACGAGGCCGACCGGATGCTCGACCTGGGCTTCCTCGACGACGTCGAGAAGATCCTGGCGATGCTGCCGGAGGACCGGCAGACGATGCTCTTCTCGGCCACCATGCCGGACCCGATCGTCGCCCTGTCCCGGCGCTTCCTGCGCCGGCCGGTGACGATCCACGCCGGGCACACCGCCGAGACCGGCCCGTCGCCGCAGACCCAGCAGCTGGTCTACCGCACCCACTCGATGAACAAGGTCGAGATCGTGGCCCGGATCCTCCAGGCCGAGGGGCGCGGGCTCACCATGATCTTCACCCGGACCAAGCGGGCCGCCGACCGGGTCGCCGAGGACCTCGACTTCCGCGGTTTCGCGGTGGCCGCCGTCCACGGGGACCTCGGCCAGGGCGCCCGGGAGCGGGCCCTGCGGGCGTTCCGCGCCGGCAAGATCGACATTCTGGTCGCCACCGACGTGGCGGCGCGTGGGCTCGACGTCACCGGCGTCACCCACGTCATCAACTACGACTGCCCGGAGGACCAGGACACCTACACCCACCGGATCGGCCGTACCGGCCGGGCGGGGGCGAGCGGCGTCGCGGTGACCTTCGTCGACTGGGACGACATGCCCCGCTGGCGGATCATCGACAAGACGCTGGGCCTGGACATGCCGGAGCCGCCGGAGACGTACCACACCTCCCCGCACCTCTACACCGACCTGGACATCTCCACCGAGGTGAGCGGCACCCTGCCGACCGCCGAGCGGACCCGCGCCGGGCTCGGCGCCGAGGTCGAGGAGGACCTGGGTGGTCCGTCCCGCCGCGGTGAGGGCGGCCGGGGCGGCCGTCGCGGCGAGAGCCGGGGCCGGGGTCGCGGCGAGGGTCGTGGCCGCGGCGAGGGTTCCGGCCGGGGCGAGGGTCGCGGCCGGGGCGGCGACGCCGCCGAGGCGCCCGCCGAGTCCGCCACCGCGGACGGGGCCACCCGCGCTCCGCGTACCCGCCGACGTCGCCGGCTCTCCGACGACGGGGCCGCGAGCGAGCCGACCGGCGTGGTCACCGCCGACACCGGCGACGCCGAGCCGGCCGCGTCCGCCGAGGGTGGTGCGACCAAGCCGCGCCGCCGCCGACGCCGCCGTGGTGGCGGTTCCGGCGCGGGTACGCCCGCCGAGGCGACCACCGCCGACTGA
- a CDS encoding class I SAM-dependent methyltransferase: MPEPLDDALTEVRALLLDPALTRAVAAGRRKGHRPSVVRAELRPVTLKAGPRIQISTSDGSRPYTRNVAPGAEADAAVDALLAEPFGNWHVETTGATLQLRVTKSGEAQVHRAAASRPAPAAEGHDRAKEWLLDPGDPLFTEIGGSAAKRRQVDAFLRALAASLPEELTGALRVVDLGCGNAYLTFAAYRYLSQRGLDVELVGVDVREDQRRRNTELAERLGWADRVSFVAGTIADAVVEPAPDLVLALHACDTATDEALARAVRWGARWVLAAPCCHHDLAAQLRAHPAPAPYELLTRQGILRERFADVLTDAVRAGLLRLHGYRAEVVEFVDSQHTPRNLLIRARRTGTEPTPEQRSEYRALVDQWQVTPRLETLLAQH, translated from the coding sequence ATGCCGGAACCGCTGGATGACGCCCTGACCGAGGTCCGGGCCCTGCTGCTCGACCCCGCGCTGACCCGGGCGGTGGCCGCCGGGCGCCGCAAGGGTCACCGCCCCTCGGTGGTCCGCGCCGAGCTGCGGCCGGTGACCTTGAAGGCCGGGCCGCGGATCCAGATCTCCACCTCGGACGGCTCCCGGCCGTACACCCGGAACGTCGCGCCCGGCGCGGAGGCCGACGCGGCGGTGGACGCGCTGCTGGCCGAACCCTTCGGCAACTGGCACGTGGAGACGACCGGGGCGACCCTCCAGCTACGGGTGACCAAGTCCGGTGAGGCGCAGGTGCACCGGGCGGCCGCCAGCCGACCGGCGCCGGCCGCCGAGGGGCACGACCGGGCCAAGGAGTGGCTGCTGGACCCGGGCGACCCGCTCTTCACCGAGATCGGCGGCTCGGCCGCCAAGCGTCGGCAGGTCGACGCGTTCCTGCGTGCGCTGGCGGCGAGCCTGCCCGAGGAGCTGACCGGGGCGCTGCGGGTGGTGGACCTGGGGTGCGGCAACGCGTACCTGACCTTCGCCGCCTACCGGTACCTGTCCCAGCGGGGCCTCGACGTCGAGCTGGTCGGGGTGGACGTCCGCGAGGACCAGCGCCGGCGCAACACCGAGCTGGCCGAGCGGCTGGGCTGGGCCGACCGGGTGAGCTTCGTGGCCGGGACCATCGCCGACGCGGTCGTCGAACCCGCCCCGGACCTGGTGCTCGCCCTGCACGCCTGCGACACGGCCACCGACGAGGCGCTGGCCCGGGCGGTGCGGTGGGGGGCCCGGTGGGTGCTCGCCGCGCCGTGCTGTCACCACGACCTGGCCGCCCAGCTGCGCGCGCACCCGGCCCCGGCGCCGTACGAGTTGCTGACCCGGCAGGGCATCCTGCGGGAACGCTTCGCCGACGTGCTCACCGACGCGGTACGCGCCGGGCTGCTCCGGCTGCACGGCTACCGGGCCGAGGTGGTGGAGTTCGTCGACTCCCAGCACACCCCGCGGAACCTGCTGATCCGCGCCCGGCGCACCGGTACGGAGCCGACGCCGGAGCAGCGTTCCGAGTATCGGGCCCTGGTCGACCAGTGGCAGGTCACGCCGCGGTTGGAGACGCTGCTCGCGCAGCACTAA
- a CDS encoding helix-turn-helix domain-containing protein produces the protein MGAAEVSPQMAFARFVRRAIDDARDERGWTVTDLAAHTGVGRSTVFRWLAGDWQDYPELAKVRGFCAALDLPVAAAFRALGLPDAGAAPRRRSDDAPVEADVRVIMERLADPSVPAEEKHHIRDLLRYLARRPARRAG, from the coding sequence ATGGGCGCCGCTGAGGTATCGCCGCAGATGGCCTTCGCACGCTTCGTGCGTCGGGCCATCGACGACGCACGTGACGAGCGCGGCTGGACCGTCACCGACCTGGCGGCACACACCGGCGTAGGGCGTTCGACGGTCTTCCGTTGGCTGGCCGGCGACTGGCAGGACTACCCCGAGCTGGCCAAGGTGCGCGGCTTCTGCGCCGCCCTCGACCTGCCGGTGGCCGCGGCGTTCCGCGCGCTCGGCCTCCCCGACGCCGGCGCGGCACCCCGCCGCCGCAGCGACGACGCGCCCGTCGAGGCGGACGTCCGGGTGATCATGGAGCGGCTGGCCGACCCGTCGGTGCCGGCCGAGGAGAAGCACCACATCCGGGATCTGCTGCGTTACCTGGCCCGCCGCCCGGCCCGCCGCGCCGGCTGA